AATCTGTCGTCTGCGCAGCGGGACTCGCCCAGGCAGGGGCTGCCACAGCTACAGAGCCCTCCGCGTCAGCCGCCGCCCACCGTTCACGCCACGCCACGCGCACGGCTGCGAAAACCCGTCCCGCTGGAGGCAACCGCTGAGCAGCCAGGCACTGTGTCTTCTCGCAGCGAACCCGCGGCCTGTCTCCGGTCGCATCGATTTTGCCGCCCCCCGCATGGAGGAGCGACGGCAGAGGCGTCAAAAGCGGGCTCGCTGGGGGGCGAATGCCCCTCTGTGGAGGCTCGCAGGGTTGCGGACTGCTCTAAGCCTCGGCTGTCGGTAGGAGTCGCTCCCGGGTTCGTTGCCAaaacgccgcaggcggcagagcaGGAGCGGCTGGCGGCATTCGGGACGCGCGGCCGTAAGTCGCCGCCTGATGGGCTCAATAACGAGATCCGGCACCGCACCGAAGAAACCCTGAGATGCGTCTCGACTCTCGCAGGCAGTGGACACGCGTTTGGGCTCCGTAGGCATCTCACCCTTAGTCCGCGTAACACAAGCCTTCAGCACCAGGGAATGACGCTCATGCGTCAGTGTCGGCAGGGCAGCGTCGTCGGTGCCTCGGAGCCAAGCACTCGAATGGCTTCGGCGCGGTCGGCCCCTGTTAGCGGCGAGACGTTTTCGCGAACAGTTTTTGCCGCTGCAGAAAAGCGactggaggagctgcgcctgTCGGGGTCGATATATGCGGCGACGGGCTGACAACCCGTGGAGCACTCCAGCGCCCACTTCTTTCTCTAAAGAACAAAACACTTTGTTCCTGGCTGCCTCTGTCCCGTTGGTGCACTACTATGCGTTTTCACTAATTGTCAAAAGCAAAAACGTAGACAAAGTGTGCTCATGAGTTCGATGCGGGTTTGTCGTGTTGCGGGTGCCCCCAGTCAGAGTCTAGCAAATACTCGATCGCAGCGAGCGCTTCTCATCGTGTTACCTTCGGTTGCTAGCTAATCATTTGGAGGTGAATCAGAggctgcgtctgctctcGTCAGGCAGATGGTGATCTATCTTTGGCGGCACGGATTTCCCGCATGCGAGATCCTCCCCTGGCAGAGGGGCGCGTTGAATACCCGCGGGGGCGGAAGAGGAGCACGCTTTGTGTCTTTTACCGGGTCACAAGCGCAGCACAAACAGCAAAAAGATGACTCCACACGTGATAGGGAAACACGCGCAAGTGCAAACACGATCTGCACAGCATCACCGCCACCAGATACAAAGACCTGAGATATCGGCGTGGTTCGTCTCGTCGTGTGAAGCCAGGCGTTCACAGTAACGGATATTTGCAACATGCGGTCGCCAGAATACCGTTGGCGCGCACATTTGGCGCTAGGCTGCCTTCACTGTAGGTCGGTATCGGCACTTTCAAAGACCCAGTCGGGGGACCAGGAACGCAGATGCGGTAGCTGCCATAGCGCTGCCCATGCTAGCGCAGCCGTTCCCGCAAGCAAACCTGCCGCCGAATCCCCTGCTTGAGAGCAAGGTGGAGTCCTGtcagcgcgagcgacggctTCTGACGCGCTCAAGGTGccgcagggggcgggggggggggggaggggggggggcgtgcCCGGCACGTCGGCTGCGTGGAGTGGTAACCTTAGACTTGACGCCAGCAGCAGAAAGGCCTTAAACCTGAATAGAGATAGGAACAACCAGCCGAGTAACACGAGCACGCACTGCGGATCCGAAGGTAACTCCTTTTCCTAGACTGCTCCAAGTCAAGCGGGGAGCACTCACGGGTACAGGAGGCCCCTCCTACACGAATGGGCACGGTTTTAGTAGGAAGTAGACAGAAGCGCAGGCTCACCTTTACCACTCTAAAAAAATCTTTTCAGCTGGTCGCTTCCACTCGAAGAATCTCCGTGCGTGTAACTTCCAGAATTACATTGAAGACAATGGAAGAATCTGGTGCATCAGATACGCTCCGCTACgacgcagctgaagcggggcggcggcgaggcacgcgcctccgagagatgcagagaaggcggcgagtgTGCCCCCTCCCACCTCCCCCCCTTCAGAAACACATGGCGACCCCGGTCTCGTCAGCCTTGTTCAGTGAGGCGGTCTAGCTGCGCGTACACCGGGGGCCCGGAGGTCCCCATTTCCACAATGGCGAGGACTGCTGCTTTCTTTGCCGTTGCCGCCAGACGTTGCATGCGCACGAGCGAGGCCGGatcgagagagaaggcgtcTGAAATCACGCCTTGGCATCCGTTACGCGTCagcggcagacacgcgccTTCGAGTCCATGCCTCACACCTCCAGacacagcagcgccgccttcacCCGttgacgcgcatgcagatcgCCGCGCCAAGTCCTCCATCGAGCGCTGGCTGGTGTCACCCTCGTTTTTCGTCGTATTTgcgcccgcagcctgcgAGTGGATGGCAGCGccccctctccgcggcgaccgcagtACGAACACCAGGGCTGTCGCGTGGCAGACAGAGGGAGGCAGGGGATACAGGAGCCAGTCTCCGCCGTAagcgaggccgtcgcgcaCGAAGAATCCCTTCGCGTGCAGGTCGAGAaacacgcgcgagcgcgccgcttcggcttcctcgacgcaggcctgcgctggcgcggtCCGTGCACTGCTGTCGAGCGACCCAGGCGGAACAAAAAAAAGAACCGGCACAGCCTCGCCTGAGCACGCCTCCGGGCACGCAAGGCTCTTCTGTTGGAGCCACACTCGTCTCTGGTTTCCCGATAGAATCACGCGACCGCGTGTCAGGGCGACATTGCGGGAGTCTTCgaactcgccgcggccgtctcgGCCTGATGGGCTCGCCTCAGTCTTCCCGAAATGCTTTCCACGAAGCAGCGCACGCAACTGGCTGGCGGACAGCAAGAACAGCGTCTTTTCCGGCCCATGGTGGGATGGGGACAGCGGCGTTTTTCGAGACGGCAGAGCGGGGAGGGGCTCCACCTCCTCCTCTTGGCTaggcgcgggcctccggcgcctccttGACTTGCCCTGCGCGGGCTCCAGCTGAACGGGCAGCAGTCTGCGGATTTCTGCCGCGTCTCGAaggcggaaagaagagaaaagcaggCTCGTGTTTGGGCCTAAGTCACCAgaagagggcgccgcagagtgTGCCCGCTCCCACTCGCCTCTAGGGTCGGCAGTCGAGAGACGCGCTGAGGAGGTCTCGTCGTCAGCTTGCGCGCATGAAGGAGCCGTTGAATCattcctcctctctttttTCACTCCGGACTCCGagccctcctctccgtcccTCGTTGCAGGCCGCGGGGCAAAGACCGCGAGACAGCGGGTGCACATAAAAGCCCCATGGGCCAAACTGGCAAGATGGCGATCATTCGTAGAAAGAtgctgcggcagaggccAGCAGTCAGCCCCCTGATAGCTGTTCTCAGATTCCTCGCGCTGTATTCGATGGCTGGAAACGAAAGGCGTCCCTCCGAGACTATCTGAATCTTTAGGAGGGACCTCCGTAGCCATGATTGCAACCAAGCGTGCCCTTCGGCGCGTATGTCGGCTCACACGGCAAGGGTTTACTGAGACGCCACGAGCAGCTCCACAGGAAGGAAAAGGACCGAGTGTTTTTCGAAAGGACAGGAAGGAAAGTTTGTAGGTGCACTATCAGAGGCGAAGCACTTTATTTCGGATGTGTCTGCAGGGGGGCGACACGctcacgcatgcgcgtgcatgcaaaTCCGCGGTTTTTATGCAGCGCAGCTCGCCAGTCTTTCTGTCTGAAGACAGAGAAACGCACGTGAATTTTCCAGAATCCCAAGAAATAGTTTGTCCGCGGCATGGGTATTTGCGCGGCATGTGTCGGATGACTGCGCGTACGGCTCATCCAGCATCAAATCCAGTCTTTGTACGCATGTCTCAGTCAAAATCAATCTGCATGTCTTCATGCACAGTGTTTGCCGTCGAGAGTGCGCttgacgcgctgcagagttTAGCGGATCCCGTACGCTTGCTAGAGAGAAGGCTGCGGAATTGCCAGCGAGACAGTTTACACGAACTGAATGCCTGAAGCGGGGATTTGCATTTCTACGTGACCAGAGCCGAAGAAATCGCATCCTGCGCGGATTTCTGGGTGAAACtcccggcggcgacgaaatTGCGAGGAGGGGCTGCTTACGTTGGTCGCCGCTCTGAGATCCGGCGCCTTTGGTTGTTTTCGCGATTTTCTTTACTCTCTTGATGATGGGCTGGATCAAAGACACAGTGAAGGTATGCCACTCTCGCTCCCCGAAACCGCAGAAACGCGCACAACACAGAGCCGAATACCTCGACTGCCCTTGGCGCATAGTGCTGCGGCGTGCGCTTTGACAGCTTTCTAGCTGGAGTCTGCTGTTTCCTGCTTTCTCTTGTCCAGCTACTGAGGCGGGGTCCGCACactctcggcgcccgcgtggcTCTCAGACGGAATGAGTGTGGCTCGCAGAAAATCGATACCCACACCGACCCAGCGTCTTCAAGCCTGGTTTTCATGCCTTTCCTATTCAGGATCTGCGCGATTACTGGGAAACCGTGCTGCCGTCTGACACGAACTGTTACACACGCTGCCGGCAATAcgtcagcgaggcggcggaagcaccgccgccgccccccggcgCGTTTTCGGGCGCCTCTCCATCGGCGTCGACACGCGCCTGGTGGTCAGAGCTCCGCCCCAGGGCCTCGGTCTACACAGCAGGCACCTTCTGCAAAAAGGGATGCGACGGcctcgacgcagaggacgtgTAAGTGACCAGCGGATAGAAAAGGAGCCGCAACGGCGTCTTAGGGGAAGGGTGttttcgccgcgctgcagaagagagcgTGACAGTCGGAGTGTCGCGGGCAGCGCCGAGCAGCgatgcgccgcgcaggaagcAAAACACCGAATACGCTTAGAAATCTGCCGTGTCGATGTCCGCATGCATATCTTGTCGTGTGAGCAGCGCGTCTTGCCACGAGAACTGCAAGGTGCTGTGCTTCAAGAACGATATCATTGAGGTAGGtcgaagaggcagcagcgagaagctCGGTGGCGCTCTCCGTTTCCACCTGTATTCCAAACAGAGCTTGCAGGATGGAACAGAGCGACTTACTCAGACTGGCCTGAACGGGAAGAAAATTCCGTTTCCACTCTCAAGTGACACGCTTCAGACACGTTTCCCAGGCTTGTCTCCGGTCTCTGCACGTTCACCATGAAAAATGTAGAGGCCGAGACACGTCGATGCACTGGGCACACTGTAGTCTAGCGTGTCATACGCCTTGCCCTTTGTCGCCCGCCGAATTCCCCAGCTGTATGGAGTTAGGGTCGCGCGAGGGTGGCTAACCCTTTGAAAGGTGCCATTTTCAGGGACACGAGGAGCTGTAGGCTAGTGAGTCGCGCCTTCCGAGCTGGTAGGGGTGCGAGagcccgcagcagctgctttGATCATCATAACTGTGCAGTGGCGAGGTGTGAGCAGTCACGCGTGAGATGGCATTGGCTCGGGCTGCTCCGAGATAGTCAAGCGCGGTGTGGTCGCGGTTTTATCTGCAGGCAAAGGACTCGTGGGCGAACATCTCCCTCTTGGATCGATCGCCGGTGAGCAGAGCCTGCTGGGGGCGTGTCGCGTATTGTTACCGTGCATGAGACGCGACCCGACTTTTGTGCGATAAAACAGAAATGAAGATGACAGGGAGCGGTGTGGCAGCTATACGGGTCTACGTCTACACCTGGCGGTAGCGCCGAAGTCTGCTCTTCCGTAGGAATTATGAAGATCTGACCGTTGCGTCACAGCCGCCCACGGTCGTTGTCAGGACGTTGCTGAAGTCCCCGGAGGAGGACTTGAGAAATCTGGAGGCATATTCCCGATGACTGGCACGTGTGCAACTCTTTCGACTCACGTCGCTACGGGCAAGACTGTGGGCGATACCAGTCTAAATGAACAGCTCGCGCGATTCATTTCCCGCTCTCGGCTTGTGTCTTGAGGCATTTCTCCAGGCAGATCCGGAAGCCAGCAGAATGTGCGAGGAAGCGTGCAGGTTCGGTTGCAGCGTTCGCGAAGAACTTGGCGTGTTTTCGGCGGGGGCAAGCTCCAGCCATCCATTAGGGCCTGACCCCAAGGCGAAGGACGGCGGGCAGTCTTAGCTGAAGACGCCCCCGGTGCGGTGCAAGTTTTCCTTCCAGTCACCTTTTAACACAGGAGTCTGTTCAAAAATGTCTGATGCTGCGACAAAGCAGGCTTTCGAGAGCGATGCCCGCAGAGCAACGCGCAGGTCTTGCGGCTGCAGGACTCGTATGCCAGGTTTTTAGAGGAATGTCCCACTATAGGCAGATTGTATTCTGCAGGCCACCCCGGTATGTGGTCCTGTTTTGCCTTGTAAAGCGTACGTGACGCTTCAGTTGGTTGTCATCCTTGCTGAGGGTGTATCACAGCTTGTGCTTCATTTGATGGTTGTTTAACGACTTCAACGTCTGTCTCCACATGAAGCATGTGATTAGCAGGCGTGTCAGACGTGGTCAATGTGGGCTGCAGCATGTGGACTAGAACCGCTTTCGAAAATTTTTTGACTGCAACGCAGTGAGACTGAAGGTCGCACCTGTTTTTTAGGGGAACAGCGTGTGCAAGTTGGAAAAATGGCGCCTACTGTCGCGGTCCGATTTCCTACCTAACGTGGAGTGTGCCGCAGAAACATTGGACGCTCGTGTGGCAACACCAACACAAGCCCATTATGCATCGAGTCCGTGCCCGATCACCTGGGCCCCTCTGTCTCGGCATGAGCCGCCCGGACGGGCAGCTTGCGGTGACGAAAACAACTAGACTCGCGGCAGATTCCGATCCGAAGGGAGGCTGTCCGCATGGCAACTGTGTTGTTTCTGACGGCCGTTACTAGAAATCAATTCGTGGAGCCGGGGCCGTCGGCGTAGGATTACCTAAGGATGCACAAAGAGCTAAATGCAGCTCACACCGCTGAACACGCGAGAATCAGGGTTGCAGGTTCTCTTAAAGGTCTCTAGACAACCACGGCTCATCGTGCACCCTGCGGGTCGCCGGTTCACCGTTCCTTCGCTGAGGACATGCAGCAAGTCAGCACTGTTACGGCAATCGTACAGGTTCTAGCTTTGGCGCTTGCAGAACTGCCGCCCGCCGGTCAGGTCGGTTAggggctgcaggccgctAAACAGAGGACGGCAGGAGGTGCCGGTGACACGCGCATATGAATAAacgctgctcgcggcgctcatGGTATGCCTTGAACCTTGTTTTCTGCAACAAAAAGGCTGTCGTGAGCAGCTTCATACAATTCGGGCAGTTGCACCCAGCACTCTCAGACGATCATAGCAGCCAGTGAATGCTGTAACCTCACTTGGAGTGATGGGCGGGAGCCTGACACAGTCAACGCAAACAGCGACCGCCTGCTCATGCCTTGACAACGTTGCGCAGGCTAACGCAAGTCATTCCGTTGCAGTTTTACAGTCGGGGCTATCGGCGCCGCATTCCACCACAATGAACACTAACGTGCAACTTGCAGAGCGAAAGCCGTACTTCTGTTGGAAGACGATGAGCATTTACGCATTTGGTGCTTCGTGTGGCCGCGACAGCAGCTTGCCGTTCTTAGCGGAGGTGACGAGTAGCGAAGTAGCTTTTGCCTTCAAGATCAATGCCGTCCTGACTCTCTCTTACCCTCTCTGATGTAACCGTCTGCAAGTGCGTCAGCTCTTCCAGCTGCTTGCGGACGCCATCGTCCGTTGGAGGCAGCctgccctccgcagccgttTTGCTGAGAAGCACATGCCGGATAGGTTTGGTGGTGATCTACAGTGATGATGCGGGAGTGGAGTTAGTTCACGCGAAATTCAAATACGGGACTGCTTAAGGGCCGCAATGGGTAGGCTGTCTTCGTTGTGATCTTGCCCGGAGGAGTGCAATTTTGGCGAGCTTTACGGGTGGACCCTCAACTGTAATCCAAATATCTGACAATGCTCCTCAACGCAGCGCAATGCGCCCTCCGTGCCATTCAACTGAACTCACGCCATCGGCAGCAAAAACTATGAGGGCAAAGAATTGGTTTGCACGAGGGGGTGAAACAATCGGGCGTCTCCGACAAATTTTCCAGAATAGCGAACTGACCAAGACTGCGCCCCAAAAGTTTCAGCTTACTGAGCGAGGAAACGTATTTCTGGATGGATTTCGTAAGCCTCAAGCTCAGCCCTGGGAGCGAGAAGCCACGGGTGTCTCATCGCtgcagaaggccgcagacATGGATTCCTTCGTAGAGCAAAAGCATCGTGTCGATGTCCGATGCCATGGTAGCTCTACCATTTAAGCCCACGGGGTCAGCACGCATTTCATCTCCTCCTGGGGAGCTGAGAAATTCGTCATCATTCTCGACGGAGTGCTTCGCTTCACCCCTGCGACCGAGCTCTCACGACAGTTGTCACATAGCATCATTTCTTTCAATGTGGAAGCAGTTTTTCCCTGGTACGGCCACTCTAACACAGCTGTTCCACTCGACTGCCGCTTCGTTGCACATTCACAGGTAGAACTGTCGTTCACACTCAATAGGGGGTGCGTAACAGAATCTTAACGAGGTGACTGTTCGCTTCTCTGCAACGCTGAAAGGCGCCTCACCTTGAGCGACAGACAGCCTCTTTTCTGGATCGTGTTGCAGCAGACCTTGGACGAATGCCTGTGCCTATCGGCATACGAAACGATATTGCACGCTGCCATGTTGGTCTTGCGACAATGCACTTAACTACGCGGGACCTGCCCCCGCATCGAGCGGGCGGAGATTCGCGCATAAACAAATAGCTTTAGCACGGTATTTTCTTTCCACTGGCGTCCCTAGTTTTAGCATAGAATCCCCTCCGTGACCGTGCAATACATAGTCTGCTGGAAGGCCACGAAGAGCATCACTCGGACGAATTAGCAATCTCCCCCTCCTAGAAGCCTCACACGTACCAGCGGTGAAGGAAGTGGAATTCTTGGATTGACAGGATAGTGAACCGTGCCAGCTGCAACCTCCCGCTGCAGCATAGAAATCGGTAGCACGGAGGCTCGATCGACCTCGCGTTTCGCACGAAAACACCCGATGTTTGGAAATACTCGTCCAGGGCATAGGCGTGTTCTCGCGGCAAGCACGTCACAGACACCTCACACGAGTATGCTAAAAAAGTGGGCAGGTCGTGTCTCAGGCTCCGTTAGTTTGAGGGTGAGAACCTACAAGTCCAAGCAAGGCAAATCCATTAGCGTCTGCTTAATCGCAGGGCAGCAGGTAGTTCGTCAGACGACCAAAGTAATTAGACACTGGGCATGGCGGATCTGGCGTGCAAAACGAGATGTAGCGTTTAAGGCGTGCAAACGATGTCTGCCTTGTTCTGCTCCTCCAACACTACCGGACTGGAACGCTTGCAAACAGAAGTTCCACAATAGGGGGCCTACCCGAATGTCGTGAAATGTTGACCGCGCATCAACGCCGAAGGGATGCGTGCCATAGAGCATGGCATACACAATGACTCCTAAGCTCCAGAGGTCGCACCGTTCGTCATAATCGTGCctggaacaaggagagaaTCAAGCACTAGACGGGAAGAACTGCGTACGCGAAGTACTGCCCAACCCGCGCGGACAGGCATAACATACGATGCCTACGAATGCCAGGGCTCTCTGTGTTGCTACATATCATTGGTGCAATGCGGTAGTTCGGCTCCGGCCTTTGTGCAGGAGAGGTCAGTGACGACACAGGGTTGATGTTTCTGCCGTGGGCAAGCGATGCAGTAGTGAGCCGACGGCCGGAGGCTACAAGCCGGAAGGTTTGCGTAACGCTGGTCAAGCGTTCTCAGCCACGAGGAGTGCTTCTCACAAGGCCCATCAGCCGGACATCGCAGGACAACTGAGTCAGTCCGCGCGGAGACCAAAGCAATATGCGTCTAAAGTGGCGAGCTAGTGTTGCTCACTGGTAGACTTCCGGAGCGATATAACGCGGACTGCCGCAGATGACGTTCTGTCTGGTTCCCAGTACAAAGCGTGAAGCTAGCCCGAAGTCGATCAGGATTAACGGCGATttgtcgtcgtccgcctgcAAACAGCAAATCAAGTAAAACCGAACTCAGGCAACGGAAGCATGGTTGGTGAAGAATTCTCGCGGAAGCCTTGCCAGTTCGACCGTGCGCCAACACTGTTTTGATTCCTTGTGAGAAGTGGGCAACGAACAGTGTTTCTAGGCACGAGCAGGATCACACAGGACAGTGTGAAGTGCTGCGTAAGAAATCGCCGATACGAAACAGTTCACAGTGATGCTCACGAGATTCAGTGAAGACTGGGTTGTGGACTCACCAGAAACAAGAAGTTATCTGCCTGCGGACCACACCCGAAGAACAACAGCAACCTTCATGAGCACTGATATCGTTTGTACGCAGTTTCATGGTTCTACTTTCTACTGCAAAGCTGCCACGCTCACACTAAACAGCTGATAAACCGTTCTGGTCACCTTTAGGTCTCTATGCATGATCCCCTTCTCGTGGCAGTGTTGAATAGCTGATAGCATCTGCCTGTAAAGGCAAAAACACGAGCGCCCAACGAATGGTTGGATCATGTTCGAAGTCTATAGTACGCATACGGGACTTCCGTTCACAAGCTCACGTAGAATATAATCACCTCGACTCCGGGATAATGTTTTTGTTTCACAGCTGTTTCTGAAATCTCAGATCTGTCATGAGGATATGGTTCACACATGCGTGTGTAATCGTATCCGGAAAATCCGAGTGACGCGGCTGACGAACGAGGGTAGACAGCATAAACATCCGTGGTGAATCTTACAGCATAGAGAAAACTATTGCACTGGAGCGCTTATCCGGAAGCAGGGGCGGTTGGCGGTTGGCTTCACTTACTTCACATATTTCACGGCGTGGGCTTCAGTCACAACAGACATGTTCTTCAGTCTCGCCAGAaagtcgccgcctctgcataGTTCGAGAATCTGCGGAAACCAGCAGACGGAAACGAGGTCTTCAGGCGGTAGTTGCGTCAAGGAACGATTCTAGCTCTGACGCAGGACGAGGATGAACTACTGAATTTCCGACTGTTCCTTGTCGAGTTCAACTCTCTGCCTTCAAGCCGGAGACTCACCGCATAGCAGTAGTTTGCGTCTTCGAAAAAGTCGTAGTATCGAACGATATGTCGATGATCTGGATAGCGGTCCACAACCGACGCATTTTACCAGTGAGAATGGTAATCTCCGCTGAGGGGCAAGACGCGTTTTCTATTGAGTACACTCtgagccgcagacgctcgTGTTGCTGTTGTCAGCGACCGCATACGAACCGTCGCTCACCCGTTGAAAAACAGTTTCGGACGGCACGACTGTCTGCATGAGTTTCTACTCCAGAAGAAGTGACTGCCGCTTTTCCTATCGCAGGCCCTAGCACTTACGTGTGCCATGAGGATATCAAAACCAGAGGAACTTCTTGCACTGCAGCAGACTGCCCTCCCCCACTGAGCTTCCGGCTAGCTCCTACAGAAAGACTGTTGTTGCTGTGAAACCAGGCACCTACTCAGTGTGCGAAGGCAGTCGACCTCCCGGTAAAACATAGCTTTGGTGTCCACGCTCTTGTACTTGGTCTTCTGTACGACCTTTACTGCAAAGTCTGTTCCCAAGGCCCGGTGCCGCCCCGTCAATACGATCCTGAGGCGTGCACAAAGAAGACCAGTTGACGCACTGACAAGAGGCCTAAcaagccgctgccgctgatTGTGAGCTTGCTTTACCCCAAGAGCAGATTCCAAATCTAT
This portion of the Besnoitia besnoiti strain Bb-Ger1 chromosome VII, whole genome shotgun sequence genome encodes:
- a CDS encoding hypothetical protein (encoded by transcript BESB_076660); translated protein: MSSCTVFAVESALDALQSLADPDLRDYWETVLPSDTNCYTRCRQYVSEAAEAPPPPPGAFSGASPSASTRAWWSELRPRASVYTAGTFCKKGCDGLDAEDVASCHENCKVLCFKNDIIEAKDSWANISLLDRSPADPEASRMCEEACRFGCSVREELGVFSAGASSSHPLGPDPKAKDGGQS
- a CDS encoding ULK kinase (encoded by transcript BESB_076670): MGNRDTKPQGGGSSSPEREQEAQGKGNSILSKLRRRSTAAELYGEAGPGPSDVGQRLRALKLPRKSVGLRFSEANIRRYYELNLRLLGRGTFGIVLTGRHRALGTDFAVKVVQKTKYKSVDTKAMFYREVDCLRTLNHRHIVRYYDFFEDANYCYAILELCRGGDFLARLKNMSVVTEAHAVKYVKQMLSAIQHCHEKGIMHRDLKADNFLFLADDDKSPLILIDFGLASRFVLGTRQNVICGSPRYIAPEVYQHDYDERCDLWSLGVIVYAMLYGTHPFGVDARSTFHDIRAQAFVQGLLQHDPEKRLSVAQAMRHPWLLAPRAELEAYEIHPEIRFLAHKTAAEGRLPPTDDGVRKQLEELTHLQTVTSERVRESQDGIDLEGKSYFATRHLR
- a CDS encoding hypothetical protein (encoded by transcript BESB_076650), producing the protein MATEVPPKDSDSLGGTPFVSSHRIQREESENSYQGADCWPLPQHLSTNDRHLASLAHGAFMCTRCLAVFAPRPATRDGEEGSESGVKKERRNDSTAPSCAQADDETSSARLSTADPRGEWERAHSAAPSSGDLGPNTSLLFSSFRLRDAAEIRRLLPVQLEPAQGKSRRRRRPAPSQEEEVEPLPALPSRKTPLSPSHHGPEKTLFLLSASQLRALLRGKHFGKTEASPSGRDGRGEFEDSRNVALTRGRVILSGNQRRVWLQQKSLACPEACSGEAVPVLFFVPPGSLDSSARTAPAQACVEEAEAARSRVFLDLHAKGFFVRDGLAYGGDWLLYPLPPSVCHATALVFVLRSPRRGGAAIHSQAAGANTTKNEGDTSQRSMEDLARRSACASTGEGGAAVSGGVRHGLEGACLPLTRNGCQGVISDAFSLDPASLVRMQRLAATAKKAAVLAIVEMGTSGPPVYAQLDRLTEQG